The Rhodopseudomonas julia DNA segment GCCTTTATGCCGCGCCGCAGGCCCAGCAGCCTCAGCCGCGCACGGTCTATCGTTCGCGCAATCAACCGGCTCGCTTTATCGCACCGCCCCCTTCGCAACGGCAGATGCCGGCGCGCGCCAATCCCGCACGTTACCCGACGCCCGTTTACCTCCGCCAAGATCCGCGCGCCGTCGCACGGCCCGCGCCGCGCCAGATGCGCCCCGTCACGCCGGTGAACGCGCCGCGCGTCGCCCCCGGAGCGCGGCAGGTCGCGGCCCGTCCGGCCGCACGTTCGATCGATCCCGCCTATCTTCCGACGATCGTCGATTATGAGACGAGCCAGGCGCCCGGCACGATCGTCATCGATACCAACAACCGCTACCTCTATCTGGTGCAGGCGGGCGGCAAGGCGAAACGCTACGGCGTCGGCGTCGGACGGCCGGGCTTCCAATGGGCCGGCACGCACACAGTGACGCGCAAGGCGGAATGGCCCTCCTGGTATCCACCTGAAGAGATGAAGGCACGTCAGCCGGGTCTTCCCGACCATATGGAGGGCGGGCCGGACAATCCGCTCGGGGCCCGCGCGCTTTATCTCGGCTCGACGCTTTACCGCATCCATGGGTCGAACCAGCCCTGGACGATCGGCCATGCCGTCTCCTCCGGCTGCATCCGCATGCGCAACGAGGACGTGATCGAGCTCTACAATCAGGTCGGGGTCGGCACCGAAGTCGTCGTGCTTTAACCGACCGCGCCCGGTCGCCCGTCTCAAATCCCGCAAGCAGCCGTTTGCCGTCGTGCTCCGATCCTGTCCCGGAGCACGCAGTTCAGCGGCGTACGACAATGGCAGATGCGCCACAGCTGCGACCGCAAGTGCATTGCACCGCCATGCGCGACTTGTGGGCGCGTGACCGGCTTTCTAGAAAGTTTGCAAGGAGTAAGAGGTTGATCGCATGTTTCATTGCAGACTGATCCGCGCGGGCCTGCCGGCCATCGCCATTCTCGTGCTAGGGCTTTTCGGCAGCGCCCAGGCGCTCACATTCTTCGACCCCGTGAGCGGCAGCTTCGTGGAAGTCGATCAACGCTACTCGAAAAACCGCAAACCGCCGGCGAAGTATCATCGGCAAACGGTGCGCTTCTCGACGAGGGAGGCGCCCGGCACGATCATCATCGATACCAACAAGCACTTCCTCTATTACGTGCTGTCGCACAATCGGGCCGTGCGCTACGGCATCGGCGTCGGTCGCGAGGGCTTCGGTTGGGACGGCGAAGTGCATGTCGCACGCAAGAGCGAATGGCCGCGCTGGTTCCCGCCTCAGGAAATGATCGCCCGCGAACCGCGTCTCAAGAAATATGCCGACGGCATGCCCGGCGGGCCGAGCAATCCGCTTGGCGCACGTGCCCTTTATCTCT contains these protein-coding regions:
- a CDS encoding L,D-transpeptidase family protein, with protein sequence MKQVLLTLALLGLGALTPQATMAGAGGKPAVPLKAELQQEWLSQLAAGPAQGAAARPIMLADSRRPQVVVEKRGLLQVLFDPQPRAQYYAQPQRQLYAQPQRRLYAAPQAQQPQPRTVYRSRNQPARFIAPPPSQRQMPARANPARYPTPVYLRQDPRAVARPAPRQMRPVTPVNAPRVAPGARQVAARPAARSIDPAYLPTIVDYETSQAPGTIVIDTNNRYLYLVQAGGKAKRYGVGVGRPGFQWAGTHTVTRKAEWPSWYPPEEMKARQPGLPDHMEGGPDNPLGARALYLGSTLYRIHGSNQPWTIGHAVSSGCIRMRNEDVIELYNQVGVGTEVVVL
- a CDS encoding L,D-transpeptidase; protein product: MFHCRLIRAGLPAIAILVLGLFGSAQALTFFDPVSGSFVEVDQRYSKNRKPPAKYHRQTVRFSTREAPGTIIIDTNKHFLYYVLSHNRAVRYGIGVGREGFGWDGEVHVARKSEWPRWFPPQEMIAREPRLKKYADGMPGGPSNPLGARALYLFDGGRDTLYRIHGTNEPWTIGLNVSSGCIRLVNDDIIDLYNRVQPGAKVIVL